In Procambarus clarkii isolate CNS0578487 chromosome 36, FALCON_Pclarkii_2.0, whole genome shotgun sequence, one DNA window encodes the following:
- the LOC138371642 gene encoding putative uncharacterized protein DDB_G0271982, with the protein MQLEAQLKREELEAQLKREEREREAQLKREEREAQLKREEREREAQLKREEHEREAQLKREEHEREAQLKREEHEREAQLKQEEREAQLNREEK; encoded by the coding sequence ATGCAGCTTGAGGCCCAGCTGAAACGAGAGGAGCTCGAAGCTCAGctgaagcgagaggagcgtgagcgcgaAGCCCAGCTGAAGAGAGAGGAGCGCGAAGCTCAGctgaagcgagaggagcgtgagcgcgaAGCCCAGCTGAAGAGAGAGGAGCATGAGCGCGAAGCCCAGCTGAAGAGAGAGGAGCATGAGCGCGAAGCCCAGCTGAAGAGAGAGGAGCATGAGCGCGAAGCCCAGCTGAAGCAAGAGGAGCGTGAAGCTCAGCTGAATCGAGAGGAGAAGTGA
- the LOC138371643 gene encoding uncharacterized protein, with translation MAEEYILTHRPSARYVPKTYSRYPAKHKPEDKTAPRSAAKSTSDSPRRISPKREVLCWTCGRRGHIAAKCRSSTGNNPRREVMLINSIVPPTSTLEKRKGLFAPYTSQGHVASGLSGKQVVILRDSGAAQSLILETSLPEGISANGMQKVILGGFPSTLYVAPLVQVHLDSQHFKGECRLAVVNSLPIKVIDVILANDLALGLSPNCPLVVDDPECEETSPIAAVQTRSQAQLHAPPDLSTLFDSSPIPQVTSSHTPVPPVQMSVPERWTRAHLIEEQKKDPQVRKLADTIDSPTKGGDLYVWSSDVLSRRHPPKYPQSTAVGEQIVVPAVFRSKLLETAHADRFAGHGGVSKTFQRLAKSFYWPHMKEDVRRFCKTCHTCQVAGKANQPVPKAPLYPIPSIGEPFEHLILDIVGPLPPSTSGVQYLLTILDRVSRYPEAIPLKTITVKVLVKHLLWFVSRYGLPKTIQTDQGSNFMSHLFRQQIADLGIRQITSSAYHPESQGALERFHQTSKGMLRKFCYYRQSKWVEDLPYLLFAVRSVPNESLGISPFEMIFGHSVRGPLEVARDHWLDEETNEDVVDWLSTNKGRLFSAWEMATRTLENTQKATKSRYDRRTKQREFQVRDLVLVCTPTVTGSLSARFVGPYQVLKKVTNLNYLLSTPDRRKKETLVHVNMIKKYESRDTLPITLVTTKDDIEEEEEVLTNSEILLNLQAKLTHVAEGHQPSLLQMIQEYKPIFRDVPGLTSVLRHDVVLEEGVRPIKQHPYRLNPLKKRVVKEEVEYMLKHHLIAPSSSPWSSPILLVPKPGKKYRFCIDYRQVNKVTVADTYPLPRVEECLDAIGKARYMTKFDLFKGYWQVPLTEKAKPISAFVTPDGLFECQVMPFGMKNAASTFQRLMGIVLRDVENTLVYIDDVLIYDVDWQDHLRHIEDFFKAMLQSGLVVNLHKSEFARTSVIFLGHKVGGGWIAPKASKIEAIVQYPTPASRKDILRFLGMAGFYRKFVPNFSSIASPLTNLLKKGVKLLWNESCQEAFESLKAILVSSPILRSPSFEDRFILTVDASEYGLGSVLSQTDERGWNILWPTILRSSPPVSSTTPS, from the coding sequence atggctgaggaatacatcctgactcataggccgtctgctaggtACGTCCCGAAGACCTACTCAAGATATCCAGCCAAACATAAACCGGAGGATAAAACTGCCCCTCGCAGTGCCGCCAAGTCAACCTCAGATAGTCCTCGGAGGATTAGTCCGAAAAGGGAAGTATTGTGTTGGACCTGCGGCAGGAGAGGACATATTGCTGCGAAGTGTCGTAGCAGTACAGGTAATAATCCCCGTAGGGAAGTCATGCTGATAAACAGTATAGTACCACCGACATCCACCTTAGAGAAGAGGAAAGGATTGTTCGCCCCATATACCTCTCAAGGACATGTAGCCAGTGGCCTTTCGGGTAAGCAAGTGGTAATACTCAGAGACAGTGGAGCGGCCCAGTCTCTAATTTTGGAAACATCATTACCCGAAGGTATATCGGCGAATGGGATGCAGAAGGTAATCCTGGGTGGATTCCCTTCCACCTTGTACGTTGCTCCTTTGGTACAAGTGCATCTAGACTCTCAACACTTCAAAGGTGAGTGTCGGTTGGCAGTGGTGAATAGTCTCCCCATAAAGGTGATTGACGTAATATTGGCCAATGACTTAGCCCTAGGATTGTCACCTAATTGTCCCCTGGTAGTGGATGATCCAGAATGTGAAGAGACCAGTCCTATCGCGGCGGTGCAAACCAGGTCTCAGGCTCAACTCCATGCACCGCCAGATTTAAGTACGTTGTTTGACTCTTCTCCTATCCCACAGGTTACGAGTAGCCATACACCAGTCCCGCCCGTCCAGATGTCGGTTCCTGAACGCTGGACTCGAGCCCATCTGATAGAGGAACAGAAGAAGGACCCTCAGGTACGGAAGTTGGCCGACACCATAGACTCTCCTACGAAAGGAGGTGATCTGTATGTATGGTCAAGTGATGTACTGTCTCGCCGGCATCCTCCGAAATACCCCCAGTCAACTGCGGTGGGTGAGCAAATAGTCGTTCCAGCCGTGTTCAGGTCTAAACTGTTAGAAACGGCCCATGCCGATAGATTTGCTGGACATGGTGGGGTCTCGAAGACTTTCCAACGCCTAGCCAAGAGTTTCTACTGGCCGCATATGAAGGAGGACGTACGTCGTTTTTGCAAAACCTGCCACACCTGCCAGGTAGCCGGGAAAGCAAACCAGCCTGTCCCCAAAGCCCCTTTATACCCCATTCCATCCATAGGTGAGCCCTTCGAACATCTCATCCTGGATATAGTAGGCCCACTTCCGCCTTCTACCTCAGGGGTGCAGTATTTGCTAACAATActagatcgggttagtaggtacccagaagcgatCCCCCTTAAGACCATCACTGTTAAGGTCTTGGTGAAACATTTGCTCTGGTTCGTCTCGCGATACGGTCTTCCTAAGACCATTCAGACGGACCAGGGATCTAACTTTATGTCTCATTTGTTTCGCCAACAGATCGCCGACCTGGGAATCCGACAAATTACCTCCagtgcctaccatcccgagtcTCAAGGAGCTTTGGAGCGTTTTCACCAGACGTCGAAGGGCATGCTTCGGAAGTTTTGCTATTACCGGCAGAGTAAGTGGGTTGAAGACCTGCCCTACCTCCTATTTGCGGTAAGATCAGTGCCCAATGAATCCCTAGGAATCTCCCCATTCGAGATGATCTTTGGTCACTCAGTAAGAGGTCCCTTAGAGGTGGCACGAGACCATTGGCTAGACGAGGAAACCAACGAAGACGTTGTGGACTGGTTGTCTACAAATAAAGGCCGGCTGTTCTCAGCGTGGGAGATGGCTACGAGAACCTTGGAAAATACGCAAAAAGCTACCAAGAGCAGGTATGATAGGAGAACCAAACAAAGAGAGTTCCAAGTAAGGGATCTGGTTTTGGTATGTACTCCTACAGTAACTGGAAGTTTGAGCGCCAGATTCGTAGGTCCTTACCAGGTTTTAAAGAAGGTTACTAATCTCAATTACCTTCTTAGTACTCCAGACCGCCGGAAGAAAGAAACTTTGGTTCATGTCAACATGATCAAGAAATATGAGAGTCGGGATACACTCCCAATAACCTTGGTGACCACAAAAGATGacattgaggaggaagaggaggtgttAACTAACTCAGAAATTCTGTTAAACTTGCAGGCAAAGTTGACACATGTGGCCGAAGGACATCAACCATCATTGCTGCAGATGATCCAGGAATACAAGCCTATCTTCAGAGATGTTCCAGGATTAACGTCCGTCCTAAGGCATGATGTCGTGCTGGAGGAAGGAGTCCGACCTATAAAGCAACACCCTTACCGTCTCAACCCACTGAAGAAACGGGTGGTGAAAGAGGAGGTGGAATACATGCTGAAACACCATCTAATAGCCCCGAGTTCGAGCCCATGGTCGTCCCCGATACTACTAGTGCCCAAACCTGGTAAGAAATACCGTTTTTGTATTGATTATCGCCAGGTGAATAAGGTCACGGTAGCAGATACCTATCCTCTCCCCAGGGTAGAGGAATGTCTGGATGCCATAGGTAAAGCTCGTTACATGACTAAATTTGACCTGTTCAAGGGCTATTGGCAAGTTCCCCTCACGGAGAAGGCCAAACCCATATCAGCATTTGTGACTCCCGACGGgctgtttgaatgtcaggtgatgccATTCGGGATGAAAAACGCAGCCTCCACTTTCCAGAGACTGATGGGTATTGTGTTGCGTGACGTGGAAAACACCTTAGTCTACATCGATGACGTATTAATATATGATGTGGATTGGCAGGATCATCTACGTCACATAGAGGATTTCTTCAAGGCCATGCTCCAGTCAGGATTGGTGGTCAACCTGCATAAATCTGAGTTTGCCAGAACCTCTGTCATCTTCTTAGGTCATAAGGttggaggaggatggattgcgccCAAGGCCAGCAAGATAGAGGCAATAGTCCAGTATCCTACACCAGCTTCCAGGAAAGACATCTTGCGTTTCCTTGGTATGGCTGGTTTTTATCGTAAGTTTGTTCCTAATTTTTCCTCCATCGCCTCCCCCCTGACAAATCTTTTGAAGAAGGGGGTGAAACTATTATGGAATGAGAGTTGCCAGGAGGCATTTGAGAGTCTAAAGGCAATTCTAGTCTCTTCTCCAATCCTCAGGTCCCCGAGTTTTGAGGATAGATTTATCCTGACGGTCGACGCTTCTGAATATGGCCTGGGGTCCGTATTATCTCAGACGGATGAAAGGGGGTGGAACATCCTGTGGCCTACCATTCTAAGAAGTTCACCCCCAGTCAGCTCAACTACTCCGTCATAG